GGCTGGTGACGGAGGCGGCGAAGTGCGACGCCACGCTGGCGCCGGTGGCGGAGTCGCTCGGCTCGGCTCTCGCGGAGCTGGAGGAGGCGCAGCGCCGGCTTGGCCGGTACGTGGAGGGTCTGGAGTCCGACCCGGCCCGGCTGGGCGAGGTGGAGGATCGCCTGGACGCGCTCAAGCGGCTGTGCCGCAAGCACGCCACCACGCTGGACGGCGTGCTGCAGAAGCGGGACGCGCTGGAGACGGAGCTGTCCACCCTGGACAACCGGCAGGAGGTGCTGGAGCAGCTCGCCCGGGAGCGCAAGGCCGCGGAGGAGCGGGCGCGCCGCAGTGGCGAGGCCCTGTCCCGGGCGCGCACCGCGTGCGCCGCCTCCTTTGGGACCCAGGTGCGGGAAGGCCTGGGGATGCTCGCGCTGGGCAAGGCCGCCTTCGAGGTGCGGGTGACGCCCGGCACCCAGCTCAAGGCCGAGGGCCTGGACGAGGTGGAGTTCTTCTTCAGCGCCAACCCGGGTGAGCCTCCCCGGCAGCTGGCCAAGGTGGCTTCGGGTGGTGAGGCCTCGCGCCTGCTCCTGGCCCTCAAGCGTGCACTGGCGGACAGTGACGGCTGCGGCTGCTACATCCTGGACGAGGCGGACTCCGGGGTGAGTGGCGCCATCGCGGACGTGGTGGGCCGGATGATTCGGGACGTCAGCGGGCACCGTCAGGTGCTGAGCATCACCCACCTGCCGCAGGTGGCGGCCTACGCGGACGCCCACCTGCTCATCCGCAAGGGGCTCAAGGGCGAGCGGACCGTCTCGGAGGTGGTGCCTCTGGAGGCGGGGGCCGAGCGCACCCAGGAGCTGGCGCGGATGATGTCCGGTGTCGAGGTGACGCGGGAGGCCCTGGGAGCAGCCGAGGCCCTGGTTCGCTCGGCCCACCGGGCGTCCGGACCCCCCCGGGCCCGGCGGGAGCCGACCCCGGATGGCGGCTCGCGGACCAGGCTGCGCCGCAGTGCGTAGCCGGGTACGTGCAACGCCTCCTTGCTCCGATAAGGTCCCTCACATAGCATCCAGCCCGTGTCCAGAACCGCAGGGCAGACCGCGGCTCCCCGCATGAAGGTCGTCTCGGCCGGCCTCACGGATGTGGGGCGTAAGCGCAACCATAATGAAGACAGCTTCCTGATCGACGACGAGCTCCAGCTCTATGTCGTCGCGGATGGCATGGGCGGCCATGCTGGGGGCGGTACCGCCTCCCGCATCGCCGTCGAGACCATCGACAAGGAGCTCAGACGGGCCCGTGAAGGCCGGGACAACCCGTTCGTCACCACCTCCAACCTGCAGGACGCGCTCCTGCCGGATGCCTTGCGTACGGCGGTGGAGAGGGCCTGTCTGGCCATCTTCACCACCGCGCAGGAGGATCCGCGACTGTCGGGCATGGGGACGACGGTCATCTCGCTCGTCGTGCGCGACAATCAGGCGTTCTTCGCGCACGTGGGCGACAGCCGCGCCTACCTCGTCCGGGGCCCCCTCATCCAGCAGATCTCCGAGGACCACTCGCTGGTCAACGAGCAGATCAAGGCCGGGATGATCACCCCCGAGGAGGCCAAGCACTCCCGCTACAAGAACATCATCACGCGCTCGGTGGGCTTCGAGGAAGAAGTCCAGGTGGACGTGATGGGTGTGGTGGCGGAGCCAGGAGACGTCTTCCTGCTGTGCTCGGACGGTCTCGCCAACATGGTCGAGGACCGGGAACTGCACGAAGCGGTGCAGGCCTCGGCCAGCCTCGCCGACGTTCCCAAGCGGCTCATCGACCTGGCGAACGAGCGTGGCGGCGACGACAACATCACCGTCATCGTCGTTCAGGTTTCAGCCTGAACTCCGGGCGCTCCGAGTGAGCGCCTGGAATTGTTCCACGCGACTGGACGTGGGACGTCGGGTGTCGTGTGTCCGTACTTGACACCCTGAGAAGTCGGGTGGTAGCTGCCCAAACGATTCCTGTGTCCTGAGAGGCACGATGGATGACGGATGGGTGGGTGTCGGGGCGTGGGGGAGATGAAGCGCACTCGGGCATGACCTAGATTCGGGCCCCGGGTTCGCACGCCGAAGCGCTGAGGCGCACAAGGGAGCTGGCATTGGCGAAAAAGTCCTACACCCTGATCGTGGTCCCGGACCACGAATCACCGGTCAAACGCTACCGCGTGCAGAAGTCGCTGTTCCTCCAGGTGGGGGGCGGCCTTCTGCTGCTGGCGGGGTTGGCCCTGGGGGCCACCCTTCACTACTTCCAGGTGGCTCGGGACGCGGCGGAGAACCGGATTCTCCGTGAGGAGAACCTGACGCTGCGCGGGCAGTTGAAGTCGGTGAGGGAGCGCATCGAGCACATCGGCTCCACGCTGGACCGGGTGGAGCGGTTCGACCAGAAGCTGCGGGCCATCACGCTGCTGTCGGATCCGCAGCGCAACCTGGCCATGGGCCCGGTGGAGCAGGAGCCGGGGGTGGGTTCTCCGGCGGCGGAGACGCAGTTCACCGAGCTGGCGAGCATGGAGTCGCCCAAGGCGCTGTCGGGGAAGTTGGATCGGCTGAGCGCCGAGGCCACCCGGCAGGAGCAGAGCCTCCACGAGCTGCAGGCCTACTTCCAGGACCAGAAGTCGCTGCTGGCCTCCACGCCGTCGCTGTGGCCGACGCGCGGCTGGGTGACGAGTGACTTCGGTTCGCGGTTGGATCCGTACACGGCGGACCGGGTGATGCACGCGGGCATGGACATCGCGGCGCCGCACGGCAAGGACGTCTTCGCGCCGTCGGACGGCACGGTGGTGTTCGCGGGCCTGGAGGGCGGTTACGGCAACGTGATCGTCATCGACCACGGCTACGGCATCAAGACGCGCTACGGCCACCTGGCGAAGATCCTGGTGAAGGCGGGTGACCGGGTGAAGCGGGGCGGGCTGATCGCGGCGGTGGGCAACACGGGCCGCTCGACGGGTCCGCACCTGCACTACGAAGTGCGCGTCAACGGCATCCCGCAGAACCCGCGCAAGTTCATCCTCGAGGAGTAGCTTCGGGTTGAATCCCGCGTGAGCCCCCTCTCCCCCTGGGAGAGGGTAGGGGTGAGGGTCCTCGGATCCTCGCCCCTTTCGCGTTTTCAGGGCTCGGAGCGGCCAGGCACGAAACCCCCGAGCTGGAGCCGCCGCCGCTGCAGACCCCCCGCGTTGCCCATGCGCTCCAGGGTATAGGCGCGCTCGAGCTCCCCCCACACGAGAGGCCCCAGCACCTGCCAGTGGGTGGGCTGCTCGATGGTGAGCTCCAGCAGGGCGAGCGTGAAGTCGGGAGCCTCGGCGCCCGCGGGGAGCGCGGCGCGAGCGTCCGCGGCGAGCCGGGAGCGGGTGGGCTCGCGCAGTTCCTCCGTCACCGTGAGTCCGGAGGTGGGCACCAGCAGCACGGCGAAGTTGTCCCCCTGCAGCCGCACGACTTTCGCCCCGGGGAACTGGGCGTGCAGGGACTCCACCACGGCCCGCAG
The sequence above is drawn from the Archangium gephyra genome and encodes:
- a CDS encoding M23 family metallopeptidase; its protein translation is MAKKSYTLIVVPDHESPVKRYRVQKSLFLQVGGGLLLLAGLALGATLHYFQVARDAAENRILREENLTLRGQLKSVRERIEHIGSTLDRVERFDQKLRAITLLSDPQRNLAMGPVEQEPGVGSPAAETQFTELASMESPKALSGKLDRLSAEATRQEQSLHELQAYFQDQKSLLASTPSLWPTRGWVTSDFGSRLDPYTADRVMHAGMDIAAPHGKDVFAPSDGTVVFAGLEGGYGNVIVIDHGYGIKTRYGHLAKILVKAGDRVKRGGLIAAVGNTGRSTGPHLHYEVRVNGIPQNPRKFILEE
- a CDS encoding Stp1/IreP family PP2C-type Ser/Thr phosphatase, whose product is MKVVSAGLTDVGRKRNHNEDSFLIDDELQLYVVADGMGGHAGGGTASRIAVETIDKELRRAREGRDNPFVTTSNLQDALLPDALRTAVERACLAIFTTAQEDPRLSGMGTTVISLVVRDNQAFFAHVGDSRAYLVRGPLIQQISEDHSLVNEQIKAGMITPEEAKHSRYKNIITRSVGFEEEVQVDVMGVVAEPGDVFLLCSDGLANMVEDRELHEAVQASASLADVPKRLIDLANERGGDDNITVIVVQVSA
- a CDS encoding diguanylate cyclase domain-containing protein — its product is MPYAIDEAMATALVTLYPRLVQRSPEPVKVALQRLLDEEHARRGVPDATGALNPLALTQGTLLKEEFDLSTHAHHAGWTLGALIADVKGMIHVNARHGFPAGDAMLRAVVESLHAQFPGAKVVRLQGDNFAVLLVPTSGLTVTEELREPTRSRLAADARAALPAGAEAPDFTLALLELTIEQPTHWQVLGPLVWGELERAYTLERMGNAGGLQRRRLQLGGFVPGRSEP
- the recN gene encoding DNA repair protein RecN; translation: MLLGLRISNVAVIEEVEVTFGAGLTVLTGETGAGKSILVDALGLLLGGRADADAIRAGCDEASVEGVFERTPVLATRMEELGVPDLGDEVLVRRVVGRNGRAKAYINGSLVTVGVLARFMRGTVDIAGQHEHVSLFDAGLHRVLLDRYGRLEEQLAAYGRDYAAVAEVVSRMEALGGDESRLRERAEFLRFQLDEISRLEPESGEDVRLDAERRRLAGSEKLKRQGAEAEQLLSGEESSAMETVGRALGLVTEAAKCDATLAPVAESLGSALAELEEAQRRLGRYVEGLESDPARLGEVEDRLDALKRLCRKHATTLDGVLQKRDALETELSTLDNRQEVLEQLARERKAAEERARRSGEALSRARTACAASFGTQVREGLGMLALGKAAFEVRVTPGTQLKAEGLDEVEFFFSANPGEPPRQLAKVASGGEASRLLLALKRALADSDGCGCYILDEADSGVSGAIADVVGRMIRDVSGHRQVLSITHLPQVAAYADAHLLIRKGLKGERTVSEVVPLEAGAERTQELARMMSGVEVTREALGAAEALVRSAHRASGPPRARREPTPDGGSRTRLRRSA